The Trypanosoma brucei gambiense DAL972 chromosome 10, complete sequence genome has a segment encoding these proteins:
- a CDS encoding kynurenine aminotransferase, putative has product MQQSIRLADRLADVPPYSVWTEMTPLANKHGAVNLGQGFPNFPPPDFLLKEAHRVFDESVVTPTNQQYARTQGNLELVSELKRIYAKHLGWPDIGDENIVITNGTTQGLNMVFQAIVNPGDEVITFEPFYDAYQCDIQLAGGVVRFVQMIPGSTGLADSWTFSEEQLRSLINPRTKAILVNTPQNVPGKAWTREEMNIVASLALEHNLIVVSDEVYMHLVYATPHPIEGQKHSHLSIAALPDMRDRCVTLCSSGKTFSATGWKIGWAVGPTKLIQALSLLELYQTFNVATPLQIATARGLRIAEEVGYYEILLSQYEKRRKLLCDMLAKNNLPPTIPSGGFFVLADISLVDPKHYLDPNERSVGRDWQFCRWLTRTLKVCAIPVTAFCQKENRPVYDKFVRFAYCKKEEDIIEAGIRLERLSEYLLPAH; this is encoded by the coding sequence ATGCAACAGTCAATTCGGCTTGCTGATCGCCTCGCGGATGTGCCACCGTATTCCGTGTGGACAGAAATGACGCCCCTCGCCAACAAGCACGGGGCTGTTAACCTCGGTCAAGGTTTCCCCAATTTTCCTCCACCCGATTTCCTCTTGAAGGAAGCCCATCGTGTGTTTgatgaaagtgttgtgaCACCAACGAACCAGCAGTATGCGCGAACGCAGGGCAACCTGGAGCTTGTGTCCGAACTGAAGCGTATATACGCAAAACATCTTGGGTGGCCCGATATAGGTGACGAGAACATCGTCATTACCAACGGCACAACTCAGGGACTGAACATGGTATTTCAGGCTATTGTCAATCCAGGCGATGAAGTGATTACATTTGAGCCCTTCTACGACGCTTACCAATGTGACATCCAACTGGCGGGTGGTGTGGTAAGGTTTGTGCAGATGATTCCTGGTTCTACAGGCCTTGCGGACTCGTGGACCTTCAGTGAGGAGCAGTTACGGTCACTGATAAACCCGCGGACAAAAGCTATACTTGTCAACACACCACAGAACGTTCCCGGCAAGGCGTGGACGCGGGAAGAAATGAATATTGTCGCATCCCTTGCTTTGGAGCATAACCTTATCGTTGTGTCCGACGAGGTGTATATGCATCTTGTGTACGCGACCCCGCATCCCATTGAGGGACAGAAACACTCGCATCTCTCCATAGCAGCGTTGCCGGACATGCGTGACCGCTGCGTCACACTGTGCAGTTCTGGTAAGACGTTTTCGGCTACGGGCTGGAAGATTGGCTGGGCGGTGGGCCCCACGAAGCTTATTCAGGCTCTGAGCTTGTTGGAATTGTACCAAACGTTCAACGTGGCCACACCCTTGCAGATTGCAACGGCACGCGGCCTTCGCATTGCGGAGGAAGTCGGTTACTACGAGATTCTTCTCTCGCAATACGAAAAGCGTCGGAAGCTCCTTTGTGACATGCTTGCAAAGAATAACTTACCCCCAACCATACCCTCAGGTGGGTTCTTCGTTCTGGCGGACATCTCACTTGTGGACCCCAAGCATTATCTTGACCCCAATGAAAGGTCGGTTGGTCGAGACTGGCAGTTCTGTCGGTGGCTCACACGTACATTGAAGGTGTGTGCGATCCCTGTGACTGCTTTCTGCCAGAAGGAGAATCGCCCGGTATATGATAAATTCGTTCGGTTTGCTTACTgcaagaaggaggaagacaTTATAGAGGCTGGCATACGCCTTGAAAGACTGAGCGAGTACCTGCTTCCTGCCCATTAG
- a CDS encoding ABC1 protein, putative, which produces MTLWSATRMFKRTSTRFSASITQQLYMNCRNRCFSQCSASMRRGSRALAWGRRMLLCAVAVTTSYVFIDYATAQSITRSMRALITTARVVYMYKEATPETSEERSNLHRAAALSLLNLCLRNEGLYIKLGQSLTAMNHILPWEYIDVLTVLLDRAPVVPLDEVRRIIQEETGRSCEELFVRFDPNPIASASIAQVHRALMQPSDPIQSPVEVCVKVQKPHIRRQVFWDLQTYRFVLHVLGAAFNIPVAWMKETVVEGIRREVDFSIEARNATRIRQDFADRRDVYVPEVYGDLVTPRLLVMEWVDGVKLVDVVAVREQFDEVKVLQTVFGAFGDMILKSGFVHCDPHGANILVRPQPYPMEEEASGKSKGLRQPGGRCCNPQVVLLDFGLCCPESERFRLEYALLLKAMIMQDMVTVRKIVHSWGVDDEKTFSTLQLRRSYASFHRGNCGEMTREEAMHMHNEERERIMNVLKREEQLPCELVLVGRSIDILHGVNRLYGGLVNHMRVFGRRAVSALGRLNTYEDIQLYLTHLAGLSNGSAGEEAIPLCSSGKLLSLFDPALEHQRREEAAAVLKFRSGVTAAFRYRVWEGIISLLMLFQFELALLFLDAYHMFIRWYSKVFEVSIWNWMDARCQRFIKAGCCGKKENKFYSIR; this is translated from the coding sequence ATGACGCTATGGAGTGCGACGCGTATGTTTAAGCGTACATCTACCCGTTTCAGTGCTTCCATCACTCAGCAGCTCTACATGAACTGCAGGAACCGTTGTTTCTCTCAGTGCTCGGCTTCCATGCGGAGGGGGTCACGTGCACTTGCATGGGGACGGCGGATGCTCCTCTGCGCAGTCGCTGTTACCACCTCTTACGTCTTCATTGATTATGCAACAGCTCAGTCAATTACTCGTTCCATGCGGGCATTAATCACAACGGCACGCGTAGTATACATGTACAAGGAGGCAACACCCGAAACATCTGAAGAACGTTCTAACCTTCACCGTGCAGCCGCTTTGTCGCTTCTTAACCTTTGTTTGCGGAATGAAGGACTTTACATAAAGTTGGGGCAGTCACTAACGGCTATGAACCACATATTGCCATGGGAATACATCGATGTTCTCACCGTTTTGTTAGATAGAGCTCCGGTTGTGCCCCTCGATGAGGTCCGTAGAATCATCCAGGAAGAGACGGGAAGGTCATGTGAAGAGCTGTTCGTTCGTTTCGACCCCAATCCCATAGCATCCGCCTCAATTGCACAGGTGCACCGGGCTCTGATGCAGCCGTCGGATCCAATACAGTCCCCAGTGGAAGTTTGTGTAAAGGTGCAGAAACCCCATATTCGGCGTCAAGTGTTTTGGGACCTTCAAACgtaccgttttgttttgcatgtGCTGGGCGCTGCATTTAATATACCCGTTGCTTGGATGAAGGAAACTGTCGTTGAAGGCATCCGCCGTGAAGTGGACTTTTCCATAGAGGCGAGAAATGCTACTCGTATACGACAGGATTTTGCAGACCGCAGGGATGTGTATGTGCCGGAGGTGTATGGGGATCTTGTTACCCCTCGGCTACTTGTGATGGAGTGGGTAGATGGAGTGAAATTGGTCGATGTGGTGGCTGTGCGGGAGCAATTTGATGAAGTGAAGGTTCTCCAAACCGTCTTCGGTGCCTTCGGTGACATGATTTTAAAGAGCGGCTTCGTGCATTGTGATCCTCATGGGGCAAACATTCTTGTGCGCCCACAACCATATCcaatggaagaggaggcgtCTGGAAAGTCGAAGGGGTTGAGGCAGCCAGGTGGGAGGTGTTGCAACCCGCAGGTCGTTTTGTTGGATTTCGGGCTGTGCTGCCCCGAATCAGAGCGGTTCCGCCTTGAGTACGCTCTTCTGCTCAAGGCGATGATAATGCAAGACATGGTGACGGTAAGGAAAATAGTTCATTCGTGGGGTGTCGACGACGAAAAAACATTTTCAACCCTTCAGTTGCGTAGGTCTTACGCATCCTTTCACCGAGGGAACTGTGGTGAGATGACAAGGGAGGAGGCAATGCACATGCACAATGAAGAGAGGGAGCGCATTATGAATGTGCTGAAGAGGGAGGAACAGTTACCCTGTGAATTAGTTCTAGTTGGAAGAAGTATTGATATTCTTCATGGGGTTAATCGTCTGTATGGTGGGCTTGTGAACCACATGAGGGTTTTTGGTCGCCGTGCAGTTTCAGCACTGGGTCGTCTTAATACATATGAAGATATTCAGCTCTACTTAACGCATCTCGCTGGCCTTTCCAACGGTAGTGCAGGAGAAGAGGCAATCCCGTTGTGTTCTAGTGGCAAACTCTTGTCTTTATTTGACCCTGCACTCGAGCACCAACGGCGTGAAGAGGCCGCAGCCGTTCTTAAGTTTCGAAGTGGGGTGACCGCTGCTTTTCGTTACCGAGTCTGGGAGGGTATTATCTCTTTACTGATGTTGTTTCAGTTTGAGCTGGCACTCCTCTTTTTGGATGCTTACCACATGTTCATTCGGTGGTACAGCAAAGTGTTTGAAGTATCCATTTGGAACTGGATGGATGCGCGTTGTCAGAGGTTCATAAAGGCGGGGTGTTgtgggaagaaggaaaacaagttTTATTCCATACGGTAA
- a CDS encoding NAD or NADP dependent oxidoreductase,putative, with the protein MLSGKVALVTGSTSGIGFGIARQLAAAGADILLNGKESSLRDASLLENLEKYGRRVRYFGADNRCRSALEDMVKYAEDELGKVDILVNNAGIQHVASVTTLPAEKWNDVISINLSASFHTIQLCLPRMQQRGWGRIINISSVHGIVGSANKAAYCAAKHGLLGLTKAVALEVATTGVTCNAVCPGYVRTPLVEVQVKAIADAKFNGDIEAAKVELLREKQPSKSFITVEQVGDVVLWLANPSSSQINGSNITVDGGWTAQ; encoded by the coding sequence ATGTTATCAGGAAAGGTGGCGCTTGTTACTGGATCGACCAGTGGTATCGGGTTTGGAATTGCGAGGCAGCTGGCGGCGGCTGGTGCCGACATTCTCCTCAACGGAAAAGAATCTTCCTTGAGGGACGCGAGTTTGTTGGAAAACTTGGAAAAGTACGGGCGACGTGTTCGCTACTTTGGTGCGGATAACAGGTGCAGATCGGCCCTCGAGGATATGGTGAAGTATGCAGAGGACGAGCTTGGCAAAGTGGATATTCTGGTTAATAACGCGGGGATACAGCATGTCGCATCCGTGACTACACTCCCAGCGGAGAAATGGAATGATGTCATCTCTATAAACCTTAGTGCATCTTTCCACACCATACAACTTTGCCTACCGCGCATGCAACAACGGGGTTGGGGCCGGATAATCAACATTTCTTCCGTCCATGGCATAGTTGGTTCGGCTAATAAAGCGGCGTACTGCGCTGCCAAGCATGGGTTACTCGGTCTTACTAAAGCAGTTGCACTAGAGGTCGCGACAACAGGCGTCACTTGCAACGCCGTGTGCCCCGGCTATGTTCGCACACCTTTAGTTGAGGTGCAAGTGAAGGCCATCGCCGATGCAAAGTTTAATGGAGATATTGAAGCCGCGAAAGTTGAGCTTCTGCGGGAAAAGCAACCTTCAAAGAGCTTCATAACAGTTGAACAGGTTGGGGATGTTGTACTGTGGCTCGCGAATCCGTCTTCCAGTCAAATCAACGGCTCAAACATTACAGTGGACGGTGGCTGGACAGCACAGTAG